The Labrus bergylta chromosome 14, fLabBer1.1, whole genome shotgun sequence region CAGGTATGATTTGAGGCACTGTTTTTCAACCCATATGtagtttagtttagaagaatGCTCTTATTTATGAATATTGGGATATAGCCATAAGAGGAACATCTAAGAGTTTAAAAAGTCtgttaaaatatatttgaatgttCTGTCAAAATGGCGTTGGCtactttgttctgtttttttcttgaatgaAGGTCAGCAGCTGCGATCTCAGTGAAGGACAGCAACGGTACTTTCATCAGCACGTTGAATTTACTGCTCTACAATGTAAGTTCATCTTTGTTTAGTCCAAATATCTGCTCATTTGATACATTTAGGAAGCACTGTAGACAAAGCTAGATGCAAAATCTGCAGTCAGTATGCAACCAAGAAGTGAGTAGTGCTGCAGCCAGGTAGGCCTACCTGAACCTGTCCTGTGATGACCTGCAGAGACTCCTGTGAGTGACATGTAGAGACGAGGGAGATAACCAACCAAATGACCTTTAATCCTCTAATTAAAGATTATACTCAGTTTACCCTGAATTCATTTCAAACCATGCAATGCATCCCCTTGTCAATTCAATCTAAGACTTAATCTCAATCACAAACTGTAGTGACAAACCTGTCACATGAAGGAACAACGTGCTGATATCTGCTTTATGTCCAGGACTCATCATACGTTCAGCAGCTGTCCATCCCCATGGCAGGACTGACCCTGAAGACAAGGGTGTTTGCAGCTGTGAAAGCTTCTAACCTGGACAAGAGGTACTCTTCAACAATCTGAGTAAAGCAGCAACATTACCATTCTCCTTTATACCAACATTACAGGGTTACACTGGAGCAGCTTACCAGATCTCTTCATGTGGCCATCATTTGTCTTTTGCTGAGTAGTTTGTATGTTTAAAGAGAAATACTCAGTTTAGGTAATCTACAATTCAAATAAAGCTATACTAATACTGATTGTATTGAAAGATACACAGGGTATATATCTGTTAGGATCAGGGTGTGTCCATTTATTTGTCTCTCATGCTGCTGTCTATGATCCACCTTTTTGGATGAAAAGAAGTTATCAAAAGTTTGCCTTTTCCACTGGATCTTCTGGTGTCTTTGGCCTGCTTCAATCGGACAGACACACTGTATCTTTGGTTTTGAATAGGGTTCAGGCAGCTCTGATTTGAAGAAGTCTTGCTATTTACATTTTGCCTGTTAGGCTGATGTGGTGAGGGAGGGGACTCTGCTTAAACAGAGAGTGTAAACAAAAGAACTTTACACATTTGTTGGTGTAACATATTCACTGTGTCTCCCAGACTTTATGCTTAAGGATTTGAAACACCAAATCTGTTTGAAAGGTCTTTCAAATGAAGTTTCAGTGGAGTTTTTGAACTTGACAGAGCAAACTAGATAAGGGTTACTTTTAGGAGACACAGCTTTTAGATGATTTAAGTGGCATCTTCTTTTCAAGTGTTTGAATTGTCCTTTAGTCGTGCATGAGACGGCTGTActcttaatgtttttaatgtttaatagaTGGAACATTCTGATGGATTACTGTTATACCACACCTTCTGGAAACCCAAACGATGACCTACGCTATGATCTTTTCTTTAGGTAATTCAAACAGACACGTATATGATTTGTggctttcttcctcctcctctttctaaTCTTTCTCGTTTTACCTCCCTGGGCCAGCTGTGAAAAAGACCCCCAGACTACCGTCTTTGAAAATGGGAAGAGCCAAATGGGCCGCTTTGCCTTTGAAGTATTCCGCTTTGTAAAGCACAAGAACCAGAAGATGTCCACCGTCTTCCTCCACTGTGTCACCAAGCTGTGTCGATCCGATGACTGCCCCATGCTCATGCCAGTGAGATGATAATAACTTTACATCTAACATAAACAGCTCTTGTATTGACAGCATGTCCAAGCAGTGTTGGGGGGAATGTGTTCATAATCTGTCATAGTATATGAATCATTATTTGTTGTAATTACATTATGTAACACGTTTTGTCTCTGCCTCGTCTCCAATCAAAGGTGAAGATAACCGACAGGCCTAATAACTCAAAAGTACTTTTAATGACAGGCATCTTGTCATATGAGTAACGTTACCAGACTCCATATTTCACCTGCTCATCttcacttaaaggctttatatgtgatttttcacacttaaatgtagcagaaatcaagtatatcctctgaaaataactctgagtcatgactgtctacaatgggtgtaacacccgagtcccactgtctgtgatgattTCCGAGTTTTCCGGGTCCTATCTTGAGTTTGCTTACATCGTTGGgacggcggctgactcctcccctcatgtataaaagttgtttaattgagggactagagaaaataagaataacatacactgcttaactgtgtttctagatcacgctcatttcaggcaaatttacatgcagtgtgaagacacgagcataataaagattgctagcattagcatgctaacacaacaatgcagcgagttgttttggtttcatgctggtgctcaagggcaacatctgctggatcaaaaaatcacatataaagcctttaagttggGCGTACACTTCCCCCCCACAGTCATGTCAGTGCACATCGTGAGCTTTGGTCGTGTATCGTAAACGCTTCAGTCGTTCAGTGTGAGATGACATTCCATCGCAATTGTACAGTGCCCAGTTTTACTTCAATAATGATCTGTTAGTAAATCTGTTGTCACATACAGCACCATCAACACACCCACTTACTCGCTGTGACAAtaacctgctgtgttcacacaaagGCTCATTGGTCAACATCTGGACCAGCAAGTCAAAAAATCCAACAGCTAGCTCCACCTTAACCAACTTTAACGGTCCATagttatttatattataaatCTGTCTAAATACTAATTACACCATTGATAACAATCCAAAgtaaaacatgaatataaaaCTAAACAGATGTGAAACGATACGGGTATCCTTCAGCCTCAGGGTCTATATATTAACTAAACATGTTAATGTATCTTTACACACAACtatggtgtgtgtttgaacataaCCATGTTTTTTCAGTTCCACAGTACTCTCCAAGAAGACCCTGATTTTACTGGGAAATGGagatttaaacatttagttttgGATTAATAATATCTTTCCAATCATCACAAGACATATGCagtgtctgatttttttaaatggaaacatTCATACATCATATTTGATAGGACAATATAAGAGAAAATACCTCAAAGATACAGTGTAGGCCTAGAAGATGTAAAATGTTGGTCATATTAACCATTAAGTATGTGCATGTATCTCATTAAGTCAATATTTCAGTTTACCATCATatctctttgcctttttttcttagATCTGTGGAAGCAGGAAAAAGAGAGATGTTCTCGAGAGAAAGGAATCAAATGGTGTATCTGGGAATGCCGTCCTGACTGCCGGGCCTATCATCACCCGGAGTGGTACAGTTCTGTTTCTCCTCAGCATCTGTTTCCAACAAAGCTCCTCTCCCTGATGTTATCCAACAATACTGTCCTCATATCCCTGTTATCTGACACTCAAACTGTCAGCCTTTTACATTTCttcaagaagaaaaatgtttctgaaacGTGTCATTAGACAAGTTGTTAAAGCAGTGTGAGGGCAGAAAGCATGGTGTCGTTGAAATATCCATCTGGCTAGGTGTGTGTTCTTTTGAAAGTGATGGAAAGAAAGACTGTAGAACACACAGTATAACAACAATGCAAACATTAGCCTCTTATTTCTGTAAATCACAGTTACAGCCATGTCAGACATAAAGTAGGTCTGTGAAGACATCAGTATTCAATCACAAGTGTTAACATAATTTAAAAACTcctttggaaacatttgatatCCCTGTGTCTTTTGAGGTTAGTCAAAGGGGGATAACTTACACGTACTGGAAACATATATGGGCAACCCGGATATTCATATCAAAATAACATGCAAGAAATGAACAACGTCCAATTTTACTGCAAAGTACACTCTACTAAATACAATGTTATTCTGTTCATCTTTTGTatgctctttctttttcccctcCACAGACGAAACACCAACCAACAACTCTCAGCTGGGTAAGCCTTCACATCATGTCCAAAGTGTctttaatatataaaaacaatatgaaaaCCCTTACTTCAAATAAAAAGGCCATGTCCTCTAATAaacaattcacacatactccatgCGCGCCGCGCTCCGTCAGTGCCGCGCACTACAttgtacttagctgccactctagtcaatcattgtgtttacacagggcgcgctgcggtccgtctccggcgtGTGCCACCAAtggcactgcgctctgctcagtttcaaatacgcagcgagtctattttcgccagAGTACGCTTCAGGCACGCGTTAATCtcgacagaatatgacagctcagacaagaaaacacacagagcatccggtcaatttcaaaataaaacacaatatacggactcgcgatcgtatttttcatcactttatcaacattccgtcaaaacaggaaccgaattaacaacaatgtatcctcagaaagacaaagcaacatgttgtttgcatgtttttctctttattcccgcgggatcttgtagttctcctgtgatgtgtcatgggtgcgctccgctgcgctgatgtcccagaaacggatccagtgtgaatggacgcgagccgtccgacggagcaaaaccgtggcgctgacagACTGCggcgcgcacagagtatgtgtgaagtGCGGGTTAGGAGATGTAACATCAAGAGTCCTTCTCTTATCCAACTTCAATACttgttttgaaacatttcatagAATGACAACTGAAAACTCTGACTAAATGCTGCAGCATTCACACctacaaagtaacagtggcaaggaaaactTTCTTTTGACAGACAGAAAGCTCAAACAGAAGCAGACTCATGTTGAGCAGGGCTTTGAGAGGGGACAGGGGGgtaagacagaaagagagagacagtacAAAACAACCTTGTCCCTCATTgttgatttcttgttttaaatcctGCTGTTTTCACAGCTTGGTGACTGGAAATGTGTCAGTCAGTACATTTTCATGCAGTTagaaaaagatgatttatttattgtgttaatcTGACTAAAACTGGTCTTTTTAAATGTACGTAATAATGTCATTCTGATTAAAATCATATTTGGTCAAATTTCTTGAAGTCAAACTAAGATTGACACATCTAGATAATGAGGTTGGGATCTATTTACTTTTGCATAAATACACCTCAGTCAAACCAACAAGGTGTTCTGCGCATGCTCCACAACTCGCCTGGCTTTAAATGCGTAGCACAGCAGAAGCCATGTTGTCCTCTAACTTACAAAATCAACATGTGCGGGAGAGATACAGGCATTGCATTTGCACCAAAAGTAAACCCTACAGAGTATGTACCAAATGTGCTTTACTGCTCAACATACAAAAAGTCTGCCGCTTGCTAACTTTTTTGTCaaactgtgtttgtatgtaataaatggaaAAGAAGGCCCAGTAACTCACTGAAAGAAGGCATATCACCACATAGGGGAGTAGAAAATAATGTCAACAAATCCATTCTCCACAGACACTTGTATTCTGTGACTTAGGTATTTGTCAATTTAAATGACAGAATCCAGCTGTATCCATAAGTTCAACTTTCCTGTTCCTGTAAAAGTTGCAAGCATGAAATGAGTTTTCCAGAAATTGAAACAACAAATGTCCTCTACAATGAAAAGCATAACACTGTGAGATATTTAGTTTTATTCAGAAGCAGATTTCCAGTGGTGTTTCattatgtatttgtgtttgtgctgctctaGCCAACCTGAAAGCTCCAGTGTTTCAGATGAACACAGTGACCAGCGCCCTCATATCGGGCGTCATCATCCTGGGGGTTATGAGCGTGtgcttcttcatcttctctctcaCCCTCCTCAAAGGAAAGAGTGCTCCTGTAAGCACCCTGACCTCAGGCGCCCGTA contains the following coding sequences:
- the zpld1a gene encoding zona pellucida-like domain-containing protein 1a, which translates into the protein MEHILLILLIIIKAESVGAQFNGYNCDGNFHSRFPAERDISVYCGVQTITLKINFCPVLFSGYTDTDLALNGRHGDAHCRGFINNNTFPTVVIFSISLATLESCGNSLVVSTAQGPNAYGNLSLVQIGNISGYIDTPDPPYIISYLPGLLYKFSCSYPLEYLVNNTQLASSAAAISVKDSNGTFISTLNLLLYNDSSYVQQLSIPMAGLTLKTRVFAAVKASNLDKRWNILMDYCYTTPSGNPNDDLRYDLFFSCEKDPQTTVFENGKSQMGRFAFEVFRFVKHKNQKMSTVFLHCVTKLCRSDDCPMLMPICGSRKKRDVLERKESNGVSGNAVLTAGPIITRSDETPTNNSQLANLKAPVFQMNTVTSALISGVIILGVMSVCFFIFSLTLLKGKSAPVSTLTSGARNPAFN